The sequence below is a genomic window from Deltaproteobacteria bacterium.
GTCGGATTTTGGCGCGGAGGTGATAAAGGTCGAACGGCCACAAGGCGGCGATCTGTACCGTTTTATGGCGGCGCAGCCGGGGTTCGCACATTCGGATGTGAACTGGGCCTGGGTGCTGACCAGCCGCAACAAGAAGAGTGTGGCCCTGGATCTCAGTGTTGCGCAAGGCAGAGACATTCTCCTCCACTTGGTGAAAACCGCAGATGTCTTTGTGACCAACTATCAGCACCCGTTGCTAGAAAAATTCCAGCTCACGTGGGAACACTTGCGCGCAGAAAATGACCGTCTCATCTATGCCCACCTGACGGGCTACGGAGACACTGGGGATGATGCCGATGCACCCGCGTACGATGCCCTGGCCTACTGGGCACGGTCTGGCTTGATGATGAGTGCGGTGGGCTTAGATGGCACGCCCGCAAGCCCTCGACCTGCGATGGGCGACCATCCGACCTCTGTATCGCTCTTTGGCGCGATCATGCTTGGGCTCTATCATCGTGAACGTACCGGTAAAGGGGTAAAGGTGGGTTCATCGCTCATGGCCAGTGGCGCCTGGGCCAATGCGTGTGGCATCCAGGCCAAATTCTGCAATGCCGAGTTTCCTCAGCGCAGCGCTGATGGAACGCCACCGAACCCTCTTGCCGCAGGGTATCTCAGCCGCGATCGGAGGGCCTTCCTCGTCATCCTGCTTGATCCAGACAAAGAATTCCCCAATCTTTGCCGCGCCCTTGGCTATGAAGAATTGGGCTTCAACCCGCTGTTTTCTACGACTGCGGCGCGGGTAGAGAATGGACCTGCCTTATTCGCGATTTTACAAGGG
It includes:
- a CDS encoding CoA transferase; translated protein: MRDNTKGESLMQNGVLSGLRVIDCGTYVAGPASATIMSDFGAEVIKVERPQGGDLYRFMAAQPGFAHSDVNWAWVLTSRNKKSVALDLSVAQGRDILLHLVKTADVFVTNYQHPLLEKFQLTWEHLRAENDRLIYAHLTGYGDTGDDADAPAYDALAYWARSGLMMSAVGLDGTPASPRPAMGDHPTSVSLFGAIMLGLYHRERTGKGVKVGSSLMASGAWANACGIQAKFCNAEFPQRSADGTPPNPLAAGYLSRDRRAFLVILLDPDKEFPNLCRALGYEELGFNPLFSTTAARVENGPALFAILQGQFETRDLDEWRVLFKDADIKWAPLPKLEEVVADPQMRASGSFVNLDYPGRGKLTTVSGPVFIDAGPKRPPTLAPELGAHTSEVLRGLGCDDATIAKLVRDGIVALKG